The following proteins are co-located in the Rattus norvegicus strain BN/NHsdMcwi chromosome 19, GRCr8, whole genome shotgun sequence genome:
- the Tppp3 gene encoding tubulin polymerization-promoting protein family member 3 isoform X1, whose amino-acid sequence MAASTDIAGLEESFRKFAIHGDPKASGQEMNGKNWAKLCKDCKVADGKAVTGTDVDIVFSKVKAKSARVINYEEFKKALEELATKRFKGKTKEEAFDAICQLIAGKEPANIGVTKAKTGGAVDRLTDTSKYTGSHKERFDESGKGKGIAGRQDILDDSGYVSAYKNAGTYDAKVKK is encoded by the exons ATGGCAGCAAGCACTGACATAGCTGGGCTGGAGGAGAGTTTCCGCAAGTTTGCCATCCATGGTGACCCTAAGGCCAGTGGGCAAGAGATGAACGGCAAGAACTGGGCCAAGCTGTGCAAGGACTGTAAGGTGGCTGACGGAAAGGCTGTGACAGGTACCGACGTTGACATCGTCTTCTCCAAAGTCAA GGCAAAATCTGCTAGAGTAATCAACTATGAGGAGTTCAAGAAGGCCCTGGAAGAGCTGGCAACAAAGAGGTTCAAGGGGAAGACCAAGGAAGAGGCCTTTGATGCCATCTGCCAGCTGATAGCGGGCAAGGAACCAGCCAACATTGGTGTCACT AAAGCTAAAACGGGTGGTGCTGTGGACCGGCTGACGGACACCAGTAAGTACACAGGCTCCCACAAAGAACGCTTTGATGAGAGCGGCAAAGGAAAGGGCATCGCTGGACGGCAGGACATCCTGGACGACAGTGGCTATGTGAGTGCCTACAAGAACGCAGGCACCTATGACGCCAAGGTGAAGAAGTGA